The Streptomyces sp. NBC_00569 genomic sequence AGCGGTGAGGGGTTCAGCTCGATCCGCCTCGAACCCGGCACCGGCCGCCCGCCCAACCCGATGGTCAACGCCGGTGCCATCGTGACCAGTTCACTGGTGGCCGGAGCGGACCCCGACGAGCGTTTCGCCCGCATCCTGGCCGGCCTGGGCGCCTTCGCGGGCCGGGACCTGACCGTCGACGACGCGGTGTTCACCTCCGAGCGCGCCACCGGCGACCGCAACCGCGCCCTCGCCTATCTCATGCACAACGCGGGATCGTTCACCGGCGACGTGGAGGAGCAGCTCGCGGTCTACTTCCGTCAGTGCTCCGTGCTCGTGACCTGCGACGACCTTGCCGTGATGCACGCGACGCTGGCCGGCGGCGGCACCAACCCGCTCACCGGCGAACGGGTCGTCGCCTCCCGCCACGCCCAGCACGTCCTCGCCGTCATGGCCACCTGCGGGATGTACGACGCCTCCGGGCAGTGGATGCTGCGCGTGGGCCTGCCGGCGAAGAGCGGGGTCTCGGGCGGGATCGGCGTGGCGCTGCCCGGCCAGTTCGGCATCGGGGTGTTCAGCCCGCCCCTGGACGAGAAGGGCAACAGCGTCCGCGCCATCGCCGCCTGCCACCTCCTGTCGGAACAGTTCGGGCTGCACCTGATGCGCGCCACCGGCAGCAGCGGCCGCCCGCTGCCGCCGCGCTCCCTCGACCCGGGCCCCCTGCGCTCGCTGCGCCACCGCCCCCGCGACCAGCGCGCCGCACTCGACGAACGGCCCGACCGCATCCGCGTCCACGTCCTCCAGGGCGACCTGGACTTCGCCACCGCCGAACAGACCCTGCGCGCGGCCCGCGATCTCCCGAAGGCCGCCCGCTGGTTCGTCCTGGACCTCGCGCGGGTCGGCCGCATCGAACCCGTCGCCGCCGACCTTCTGCGCGCCCTCGGCCACGACCTGCGCGAACGCGGGATCCGCATGGTGATCGCCGACCCGTCGGCGCGCCCCGTCACACACACCAAGGACGAATTCGCCGACCTCGGACGCGCCATCGAATCCTGCGAGGACGAACTCCTGACCGACCTCGGACTCGACCCCTCCGCGCCCGTTCCCCTGACCCACAGCGACCTCTTCGGGAGGGCCGGCGAGCAGGCCGCGCAGGCCGTCTCCGACTGCTTCGGCACCATGTCCCTGTCCGCCGGCCAGACCGTCGAGCCACCCCGCGCGGAGCCCGTGGTCCTCTGGTACGTGGAGTCGGGGCGCCTGGCCGTGTGCGCCCACAGCTCGCGGCCCACACCCGCGGGCCGTACCTGGTCAGCGGGGCCCGGCGCGGCCCTCACCCCCGCCGACTTCCACGCTCGCCTGGGCCAGCGCGTCATGGCCGAGGAGGACTCGGTGTGCCGCACCCTGACCGCCGCCGGACTGCTGCGCCTGCGCACGGCCGTCCCCGCGGCGGCGGCCTTCCTGGAGCGCAGCCCGCTCGACGGCGCGGAGACGGTGGACCGCCCCGAGGGGGCCTGAGTCGAACGGGGGTGCGCCCGAAGCGGCCCGCTGCTCCGTCAGCTGTCAGCTGCCGCGTCGGCGGGCCTGAGCGCGGGGAGAAGCGCGATGCCGAGGGCTACCCGCTGCCCCACGGCCTGTGCGGTGCGCTCGACCTGCGCCGGGGACCGGCATGTCCGGGCACTCGCTCGGCGGGGACACGGCGGCGGAGAGCACGGCGGCGGATCACCGCATCATGGCGAGCGCCGACCTGGACGGGAGCCTCGACGGGCCTGCCGCCACCACGGGCCTCGACCGCGGCCCTTCCTGCTGATGAGCAACGCGAGCCACAGCGGCGAGAACGACCCGTCCCGGGAGGATTTCTGGTCGCATCTGCGTGGCCGGCGCCGGAGCTGGCGCCTGCCCGCTTGCGGACACCGGACCTGCGCCGACCTGTCCCCGCTGATGCAACGGCTGGACAGGGCCCTCCCGCTCCCGCCCGAGGCGGTGGACGCCATGACCGAGCCATCGGCACGACGCACCGCGGGCCGCGCCGACGAGGTCGAGTTCGTCCCGTGACAGGACGGAGGTGGAGCCGGGGAGATCGGTCAGGAGAGGCGGTCAGGAACGCTGGTCGCCGGACTGCTCGGCGCGCTGAGCGTTCCGCTCCTTGATGCGGACGGCTTCCTTGCGCACCGCGGCCTGGGTGGCACGCTCCTGCTGGAGCCACTCGGGGCTCTCGGTCTTCAGCGCCTCGATCTGCTCCGTGGTGAGCGCCTCGGTGATCCCGCCACGGGCGAGACCCGAGATCGAGACACCGAGCTTGGACGCGACGACGGGCCGGGGGTGCGGGCCGTTGCTCCGCAGTTCCTGGAGCCACTCGGGCGGATCGGCCTGCAGCGCGTTGAGCTCGCTGCGCGAGACGACACCCTCCTGGAACTCGGCGGGGGTGGCCTCGAGGTACACACCCAGCTTCTTGGCCGCGGTCGCGGGCTTCATGGTCTGGGTGGTCTGGTGCGACGTCATGGTGTCAAGGGTATCGACTGTGTGCGATACCTCCGACCACGACCGGTAACCTGGCGGAGTGACAGGCTCGGATACATCCCCTTCGTTCCGGCTCGCGTATGTCCCGGGAGTGACACCCACCAAGTGGGTGCGGATCTGGAACGAACGGCTGCCCGGCGTTCCGCTGACCCTCCTCGCTACGCCCGCCGGCGAGGCATCCGACGTATTGCGGGACCGTGGGGCGGACGCCGGCCTCGTGCGACTGCCGGTGGACCGGACCGTGCTCAGCGCGATCCCCCTCTACACCGAGACGACGGTGGTGGTGATCCCCAAGGATCACGTCGTGGCCGCCGTCGACGAGGTGTCCGTGGATGATCTGGCCGACGAGACCGTGCTGCACCCCCTCGACGACACCCTCGTCTGGGAGCGGCTTCCCGGTGAGCCCGCGTTCGAGCGCCCGGAGACGACGGCGGACGCCGTCGAGCTGGTGGCCGCCGGAATCGGCGTGCTGGTGGTACCGCAGTCGCTCGCCCGCCTGCACCACCGCAAGGACCTCACCTACCGGCCGGTTACCGACGCCCCAGAGTCCCAGGTCGCGCTGTCGTGGCCGGAGGACGAGACCACCGACCTGGTGGAGGAGTTCATCGGCATCGTCCGCGGGCGGACCGTCAACAGCTCACGCGGCCGCACGGCGACCCCGCCGCAGCCCAAGGCCGCGCGTACCGACAAGAGCGGAGCGGCGCGGCAGAAGCCGGGCGCCGGGAAGAACCCGCGCGGCGGCGGCGCCAAGGGCGGGACCAAGCCCGGGCCGAAGGGCGCCGCAAAGGGCGGTCCCAAGGGCGGCGCCAAGCGCGGGAAGCCACGTCGCAGGCCGTAGTCGCGACGGCGCCGCGGGCACGGATATTCCGTTGCCCGTACGACTTCCGGGCGTGATGATCCCTGAATGGCTTCGACTCCGAGTCCTTCCGACGGCCGCGCCGGAATCACCGCCGCACTCGTGGAGCGGTTGATCGCCGCGCAGTTCCCCCAGTGGAGCGGCCTCCCTGTGACACCGGTGGAGGCCGACGGCTGGGACAACAGGACGTACCGCCTGGGTGACGCGATGACGGCCCGCCTGCCCACCGGCGAGGGCTACGTTCCCGCGGTCGCCAAGGAGAACGAGTGGCTGCCGCGGCTCGCGCCCTCACTGCCTGTAGCCGTCCCGCCCGTCCTGGCCCAGGGCCGGCCCGGCGAGGGATACCCCTTCCCGTGGTCCGTGCGCGGCTGGCTGCACGGAGAGGCGGCGGAGCGCGGCCCTATCGACGACATGGCGCAGTTCGCGGTCTCGGTGGCCGAGTTCGTCCTCGCGCTGCAACGCTGCGACACCACCGGGGGACCGTCGGCCGGAAAGCACAGCTGGTACCGGGGCGCGTCGCTCACCCACTACGACGACGAGACCCGTCGCTGCCTCACGGCGCTTGAGGGCCATGTCGACACGCGCCGGGCGGCCGCTGTGTGGGAGGCCGCGCTCGCGGCGCGGTGGCAGGGGACGCCGGTGTGGTTCCACGGAGACATCGCCACCGGCAACCTGCTCGTCGCCGAGGGCGCACTCACGGCCGTCATCGACTTCGGTACGTCGGGCGTCGGCGACCCCGCCTGCGACCTGGTGATCGCCTGGGGCATGTTCTCCGGAGACAGCCGCGAGGCCTTCCGCCGCACGGTCGCCCAGGACGCCGGCACCTGGGCCCGAGCCCGCGGCTGGTCTCTGTGGAAGTCCCTGCTGGTCATGTCGGAGTCCCTCGGCACCGACCCGGAGCGCACCGCGTACAACCACCGTGTGATCGACGAAGTCCTCGCCGACCACGACCGGTTCGGCGACATCGGCAACTGACCGCCGACCAGCCGTGGCTGAGGGCACGTGACGTCATGCGCGAGGCCGTGCGGCTCAACTGCCTTTCTGCATGGGGCGGCTCACCCAGCGACCCGGTTCGGTGCGGCGGTCTGCGGAGGGGTGGCCTTCGGGGAGAGGTTCTCGAGCTCGGACACGTCCACGGACTCGTCCTTCGACGGAGTCGCGGACGGCACCGGCCGGTTGTAGTCCGTGAGTGTCATCGTCGTGTTCACATCGCCCGTCTTCTCGGTGGCACGGACGAGTCGATGCGGATTCTTCGAGGTGATGAACAGGACGACTTCACTGCCGTCGTTCCTGCCGCTCACCGGCAC encodes the following:
- a CDS encoding aminoglycoside phosphotransferase family protein, producing MASTPSPSDGRAGITAALVERLIAAQFPQWSGLPVTPVEADGWDNRTYRLGDAMTARLPTGEGYVPAVAKENEWLPRLAPSLPVAVPPVLAQGRPGEGYPFPWSVRGWLHGEAAERGPIDDMAQFAVSVAEFVLALQRCDTTGGPSAGKHSWYRGASLTHYDDETRRCLTALEGHVDTRRAAAVWEAALAARWQGTPVWFHGDIATGNLLVAEGALTAVIDFGTSGVGDPACDLVIAWGMFSGDSREAFRRTVAQDAGTWARARGWSLWKSLLVMSESLGTDPERTAYNHRVIDEVLADHDRFGDIGN
- a CDS encoding LysR family substrate-binding domain-containing protein, which codes for MTGSDTSPSFRLAYVPGVTPTKWVRIWNERLPGVPLTLLATPAGEASDVLRDRGADAGLVRLPVDRTVLSAIPLYTETTVVVIPKDHVVAAVDEVSVDDLADETVLHPLDDTLVWERLPGEPAFERPETTADAVELVAAGIGVLVVPQSLARLHHRKDLTYRPVTDAPESQVALSWPEDETTDLVEEFIGIVRGRTVNSSRGRTATPPQPKAARTDKSGAARQKPGAGKNPRGGGAKGGTKPGPKGAAKGGPKGGAKRGKPRRRP
- a CDS encoding DUF5997 family protein, giving the protein MTSHQTTQTMKPATAAKKLGVYLEATPAEFQEGVVSRSELNALQADPPEWLQELRSNGPHPRPVVASKLGVSISGLARGGITEALTTEQIEALKTESPEWLQQERATQAAVRKEAVRIKERNAQRAEQSGDQRS
- the glsA gene encoding glutaminase A, translated to MRHNKPPDDPLAALLDRVRIRLRDLTEGEPASYIPELSRADPDLFGLSLCALDGQVYSCGDSEVPFTVQSVSKPFVFALALADQGLEDVLARVGAEPSGEGFSSIRLEPGTGRPPNPMVNAGAIVTSSLVAGADPDERFARILAGLGAFAGRDLTVDDAVFTSERATGDRNRALAYLMHNAGSFTGDVEEQLAVYFRQCSVLVTCDDLAVMHATLAGGGTNPLTGERVVASRHAQHVLAVMATCGMYDASGQWMLRVGLPAKSGVSGGIGVALPGQFGIGVFSPPLDEKGNSVRAIAACHLLSEQFGLHLMRATGSSGRPLPPRSLDPGPLRSLRHRPRDQRAALDERPDRIRVHVLQGDLDFATAEQTLRAARDLPKAARWFVLDLARVGRIEPVAADLLRALGHDLRERGIRMVIADPSARPVTHTKDEFADLGRAIESCEDELLTDLGLDPSAPVPLTHSDLFGRAGEQAAQAVSDCFGTMSLSAGQTVEPPRAEPVVLWYVESGRLAVCAHSSRPTPAGRTWSAGPGAALTPADFHARLGQRVMAEEDSVCRTLTAAGLLRLRTAVPAAAAFLERSPLDGAETVDRPEGA